In one window of Camelina sativa cultivar DH55 chromosome 15, Cs, whole genome shotgun sequence DNA:
- the LOC104745925 gene encoding pyridoxal 5'-phosphate synthase-like subunit PDX1.2: protein MADQAMTDQDQQGAVTLYSGTAITDAKKTHPFSVKVGLAQVLRGGAIVEVSSVNQAKIAESAGACSVLVSDPVRSLSGVRRMPDPVLVKEVKRAVSVPVMARARVGHFVEAQILESLAVDYIDESEIISVADDDHFINKHNFRSPFICGCRDTGEALRRIREGAAMIRIQGDLTGTGNVSKTVKNVRSLMGEVRVLNNMDDDEVFTFAKKISAPYDLVAQTKQMGRVPVVQFASGGITTPADAALMMQLGCDGVFVGSEVFDGPDPFKKLRSIVQAVQHYNDPHVLAEMSSGLENAMENLNVRGDRIQDFSQGSV, encoded by the coding sequence ATGGCGGATCAAGCTATGACGGATCAAGATCAACAAGGAGCTGTTACTCTCTACAGCGGAACAGCCATTACCGACGCTAAAAAAACCCATCCCTTCTCAGTCAAGGTTGGGTTAGCTCAAGTACTCCGCGGCGGCGCCATTGTCGAGGTTTCTTCTGTCAACCAAGCTAAGATCGCTGAATCCGCCGGCGCATGTTCTGTCCTCGTCTCCGATCCGGTTCGATCTCTTTCCGGTGTTCGTCGTATGCCGGATCCTGTCCTCGTCAAAGAAGTGAAACGAGCCGTCTCTGTACCTGTGATGGCGCGAGCTCGCGTCGGTCATTTCGTCGAAGCTCAGATCTTGGAGTCTCTTGCGGTTGACTACATTGACGAGAGCGAGATCATCTCTGTAGCGGATGATGATCATTTCATCAACAAACATAACTTCCGATCTCCGTTCATTTGTGGTTGTCGTGATACAGGTGAAGCTTTGAGGAGAATCAGGGAAGGTGCTGCTATGATTAGGATCCAAGGTGATTTAACTGGAACAGGTAACGTTTCGAAGACTGTTAAGAACGTTAGGTCGTTGATGGGTgaagttagggttttgaacaatatggatgatgatgaggtgTTTACTTTTGCTAAGAAGATCTCGGCTCCGTATGATCTTGTTGCTCAGACTAAGCAGATGGGTAGGGTTCCTGTTGTTCAGTTTGCTTCAGGTGGGATTACGACTCCGGCTGATGCGGCTTTGATGATGCAGCTTGGTTGTGATGGGGTTTTCGTTGGTTCTGAGGTTTTTGATGGGCCAGATCCGTTTAAGAAGCTTAGGAGTATTGTTCAAGCTGTTCAGCATTATAATGATCCTCATGTGTTGGCTGAGATGAGTTCTGGTTTGGAGAATGCGATGGAGAACTTAAACGTTCGTGGTGATAGGATTCAGGATTTTAGTCAAGGAAGTGTTTGA